A single window of Anopheles moucheti chromosome 2, idAnoMoucSN_F20_07, whole genome shotgun sequence DNA harbors:
- the LOC128299518 gene encoding mucin-17-like, whose amino-acid sequence MQRATISVFCIALAVGLTTGSPLFYESARVLNKVEFSDIGVDGDRIDPLIEESEEEQPNITVSSHTDISEVRKNGSAESTDTGEQTEPVLKVTVISSNGLPDEEVTGSPHISTTKTIEETLTTAETTTILIPEKTTEQTTQLMPKMSTKDIQRKEESATASGETSITTNLVDNGETSDVTTIFPTEEDTKLEKEITSIVYNGNDETSDVTTISPTEDGQNLLERETTITILPTSTQQNTAEDNAKSSIEVSSEEMVDTTVLVTTETIPVTVFMQETRFPETTTEEVVLSTEPTESATESTVTNVVNITETVTAAETTPVYYSSEIVEHETSMAISSTTVALIEDIATESDTVTTVKETETTTVLQTTLRSSSFTENEIVTITTDSNNPIDVEAIDTTTKSYSTSEIITEMETSETTTDIVVIITSTSIAFSEEPTVTVTSASVEDITSSTFEITSAGITKSVTEDNFQTTTTNEYALLSTAGEAVPSISITTDSSDRHMLTTGEIKLRTDSEYATTVGKGHDMSTTTFTEEVALTTTEESASITTMTTDEVDEEITTGSSSNRSVNTENEYEITQHPVTSTSAGMEASFEETSDSVTVTSTNNDVSQQSTGIAAISSETEAIETTETFTTATFAGEEEPSAITLTTETNLPPITHDVSASDESFSSSQFLTEESTDQDLDISSSAAITILALVTAPPGPSTTHGVLGLTESEHKSTEIFSTESSFTQMIILEETEVVSNEAVVTLPDISEDSVANAIPGTTSPQLNQESSLNALTTPSIDSGSIL is encoded by the exons atgcaacgTGCTACAATTTCGGTGTTTTGTATTGCCTTAGCGGTCGGCTTGACAACTGGAAGCCCTTTGTTTTACGAAAG CGCCAGGGTGTTGAATAAAGTGGAATTTTCGGATATCGGAGTCGACGGTGATCGTATCGATCCTTTGATTGAAGAATCCGAGGAAGAGCAACCCAACATCACCGTAAGCAGTCATACGGATATTAGTGAAGTTCGGAAAAATGGTTCAGCAGAAAGTACCGATACAGGCGAACAGACGGAACCGGTGCTTAAAGTGACGGTTATTTCATCCAATGGTTTGCCGGATGAGGAAGTTACCGGTTCGCCACACATTTCCACGACCAAAACGATAGAGGAAACGTTAACTACTGCCGAAACAACTACAATTCTAATCCCTGAGAAAACGACAGAACA AACTACACAATTAATGCCAAAGATGTCTACGAAAGATATCCAACGAAAAGAAGAGTCTGCAACTGCGTCTGGTGAAACATCGATAACAACAAATTTGGTTGACAATGGGGAAACCTCTGATGTTACAACAATTTTCCCTACCGAGGAGGACacaaaacttgaaaaagaaataacatcAATCGTTTACAATGGAAATGATGAGACCTCTGATGTTACTACAATTTCACCAACGGAGGATGGCCAAAATCTACTTGAGAGAGAAACAACAATAACCATTTTGCCTACCAGCACACAACAAAATACCGCTGAAGACAATGCTA AGTCGTCTATAGAAGTGTCATCGGAAGAAATGGTCGACACAACTGTTCTAGTAACTACTGAGACAATCCCCGTTACTGTATTCATGCAAGAAACACGCTTTCCCGAGACTACGACTGAAGAAGTGGTGCTGTCAACAGAACCGACAGAAAGTGCAACCGAAAGCACCGTAACGAATGTGGTGAATATTACAGAAACTGTTACAGCGGCCGAAACAACTCCGGTTTATTACAGTTCAGAGATTGTAGAACACGAAACATCAATGGCCATTTCGTCTACCACCGTTGCTTTAATAGAAGATATTGCAACAGAGAGTGATACGGTAACAACAGTTAAAGAAACAGAAACCACTACAGTACTTCAAACGACGCTACGTTCATCAAGTTTTACAGAAAATGAAATCGTTACTATCACGACAGACTCGAATAATCCCATTGATGTCGAAGCAATcgatacaacaacaaaatcatatTCTACATCAGAGATTATAACTGAAATGGAAACCAGTGAAACGACTACAGACATTGTGGTAATCATTACATCTACCAGCATTGCTTTCTCCGAAGAACCAACAGTGACAGTGACAAGTGCATCAGTAGAAGATATTACTTCCTCTACGTTTGAAATCACGTCAGCAGGGATCA CCAAAAGTGTTACCGAGgataattttcaaacaacaacGACGAACGAGTATGCGCTATTAAGTACAGCAGGTGAAGCTGTGCCAAGTATAAGTATTACCACCGATAGCAGCGACAGACATATGCTTACTACAGGCGAAATAAAACTCCGAACAGATTCAGAGTACGCAACAACGGTTGGAAAAGGACATGATATGTCAACGACAACTTTTACAGAAGAAGTTGCTCTTACTACAACCGAAGAATCGGCAAGCATAACAACCATGACAACAGATGAAGTCGACGAAGAAATCACTACTGGATCATCGTCTAACAGAAGCGTAAATACCGAAAATGAATATGAAATTACGCAGCATCCAGTTACATCCACAAGTGCAGGAATGGAAGCATCCTTTGAAGAAACATCGGATAGTGTAACGGTAACAAGTACAAATAACGACGTTTCACAACAGTCTACGGGAATAGCAGCGATATCTTCTGAAACGGAAGCGATCGAGACCACGGAGACGTTCACTACCGCTACGTTTGCTGGCGAAGAAGAACCGTCTGCTATAACGTTGACAACGGAGACAAATTTACCACccattactcatgatgttagTGCAAGCGATGAATCTTTCAGTTCATCTCAGTTTCTAACGGAAGAGTCCACGGACCAAGATTTGGATATATCATCTAGTGCAGCGATCACTATCCTAGCATTGGTCACTGCCCCACCAGGACCTTCGACAACGCATGGCGTACTTGGGTTGACAGAAAGCGAGCATAAATCCACTGAAATCTTCTCAACAGAATCCAGTTTCACGCAAATGATTATACTAGAAGAGACGGAGGTAGTCAGTAATGAAGCAGTCGTCACCTTACCTGACATATCGGAGGATTCAGTTGCAAACGCGATACCCGGTACTACTTCGCCCCAACTTAATCAAGAATCATCACTAAATGCACTTACAACACCGAGCATAGACAGTGGTTCTA TTCTTTAA
- the LOC128299103 gene encoding sodium-dependent phosphate transporter 2 has translation MEPFSSDILWLVILGFVIAFILAFGIGANDVANSFGTSVGSGVLTIRQACWLATVCEVSGAVLIGYKVSDTMRKGILEVTMYKGDEIELMLGCLSSLASSALWLLVATFLKMPISGTHSIVGSTIGFSLVARGTQGLKWNTLLTIIGSWFISPVLSGLVSVALFWMIRKFILNAKNPLEAGLFTLPVFYGATLAVNVFSIVHDGPKLLYMDNIPVWVALVVSLTLGFTVGILVRLIVVPWQRRKIINGSDGGNKTEFMLGDSDGDSSSNGSPRRAKRPLSLVASDGKSLPAITETTELVSLSSQHQQQAPQNGLVKKLSNDLTSGGVIGGPYSFNPEIVKKATSLLGAQDKTSLDNTDLTVTSLNFIDEYQSYHGNGRFHLGTYFDRRNSTNVSPKSPDSGHLSNGGLKEQPTVIALQNGKSPTSPKSDSTLPITDYTLLPQNVLLSGTDQDIKKTDMCKIEAVAGLEHPLISATLSPNSSKVPLIGAKEGSEEDNRRQKPVEESEDVSKLFSFLQVLTATFGSFAHGGNDVSNAIGPLIALFMIYREGSVLQQSETPLLILLYGGLGISVGLWLWGRRVIETIGNDLTKITPSTGFTIEIGAALTVLIASKIGLPISTTHCKVGSVVFVGQANSRPMSDESSKHSHHAVTAQQKAVDWGLFRNIVYAWVVTVPVAALLSAGFMVALRAIVLP, from the exons ATGGAACCGTTTTCATCGGACATATTGTGGCTGGTGATCTTGGGTTTCGTGATAGCGTTCATTCTGGCATTTGGCATCGGTGCGAATGATGTAGCAAACTCGTTCGGTACTAGCGTCGGGTCTGGTGTGCTGACAATACGCCAGGCCTGTTGGTTGGCTACCGTATGCGAAGTGTCTGGTGCTGTATTGATAG gctATAAGGTGTCCGATACGATGCGCAAAGGTATCCTGGAAGTTACGATGTACAAGGGCGATGAAATCGAACTAATGCTCGGCTGCCTATCGTCTTTGGCAAGCTCAGCGTTGTGGCTGCTGGTAGCAACGTTCCTAAAAATGCCCATCTCCGGCACGCACAGCATCGTTGGATCGACGATCGGATTCAGTCTGGTGGCACGTGGCACCCAAGGGCTCAAATGGAACACACTGCTTACGATTATCGGCTCCTGGTTCATCTCGCCCGTACTGAGCGGTTTAGTGAGTGTGGCGCTATTCTGGATGATCCGCAAGTTCATCCTGAACGCGAAGAACCCCCTGGAAGCTGGACTGTTCACGTTGCCCGTTTTCTATGGTGCGACCTTGGctgtgaatgtttttagtaTCGTGCACGATGGACCAAAAT TGCTGTATATGGATAACATCCCGGTGTGGGTGGCGCTCGTGGTTAGCCTGACGCTGGGCTTCACCGTGGGAATATTGGTACGGTTGATAGTTGTGCCGTGGCAAAGGCGCAAGATTATCAATGGTtcggatggcggaaataagacAGAGTTCATGCTTGGCGATTCGGACGGTGATTCGTCGTCCAATGGTAGTCCGCGTCGGGCGAAACGGCCACTTTCCTTGGTGGCGAGTGACGGAAAATCACTACCAGCCATTACCGAGACGACCGAGCTAGTGTCGCTGTCCTcgcagcatcaacaacaggCCCCACAAAATGGTTTGGTAAAGAAACTCTCCAATGACCTAACATCTGGCGGTGTTATCGGTGGCCCGTACAGCTTCAATCCGGAAATAGTGAAGAAGGCTACCAGCTTGCTCGGTGCTCAGGACAAAACCAGCCTTGACAACACAGACCTTACCGTGACTAGCTTGAACTTTATCGATGAATATCAGTCGTATCACGGCAATGGGCGCTTCCATCTCGGCACCTATTTCGATCGTCGAAACAGTACAAACGTTTCACCGAAATCGCCCGACTCTGGACATCTCAGCAATGGAGGATTGAA AGAACAACCTACCGTGATCGCGCTACAGAACGGAAAATCGCCCACCAGTCCAAAGAGTGATAGTACCCTTCCGATAACCGATTACACACTATTGCCACAGAATGTGCTACTGAGCGGTACTGATCAGGATATCAAGAAGACAGATATGTGCAAGATTGAGGCAGTCGCAGGTTTAGAACATCCGCTCATCAGTGCAACGCTTTCACCTAACTCGAGCAAAGTACCATTGATTGGTGCAAAGGAAGGCTCTGAAGAAGACAACCGAAGACAAAAACCGGTTGAAGAAAGTGAAGACGTATCGAAACTGTTTTCCTTCCTGCAGGTACTGACCGCTACGTTTGGTAGCTTTGCACACGGTGGCAATGATGTCAG CAATGCCATTGGACCATTGATCGCTCTATTTATGATTTATCGCGAAGGTTCGGTACTGCAACAGTCTGAAACGCCTCTACTAATTCTGCTATACGGAGGACTGGGCATTTCCGTTGGTCTATGGCTGTGGGGTAGGCGTGTGATCGAAACGATCGGTAATGATCTCACAAAAATTACTCCATCGAC TGGTTTTACCATAGAAATCGGTGCCGCCCTAACCGTCTTAATCGCGTCCAAGATCGGTCTGCCCATTTCAACGACCCATTGTAAGGTGGGTTCGGTCGTATTTGTCGGTCAAGCGAACTCACGGCCAATGTCGGACGAAAGCAGTAAACATTCGCATCATGCCGTAACTGCGCAGCAGAAAGCCGTCGATTGGGGATTGTTCCGAAACATCGTATACGCTTGGGTAGTAACTGTTCCGGTAGCGGCTCTCTTAAGTGCTGGTTTTATGGTGGCCCTTCGCGCTATCGTGTTACCTTAA